Proteins from a single region of Apium graveolens cultivar Ventura chromosome 7, ASM990537v1, whole genome shotgun sequence:
- the LOC141674208 gene encoding uncharacterized protein LOC141674208, whose protein sequence is MCEKKHSKICNKPNITCFMYNKKGHYSSECTSSSDKKGVTYFKCGKLGHMARDCKEPVQQENVLRITEPPPPAPQVQPRAQTFNMMMKDDVQDSDVIAGTLIVNSLDAKVLMDSGATKSFISKNFIDKLNCATQPLEPNLVIEVANQDRVSVDKICPSCDIEIEGRNFFANLIPFKLGEFDIFLSMDWLADHDAQIEYKSKKVRMKSKDNNEVIFRGRK, encoded by the coding sequence ATGTGTGAAAAGAAGCATTCTAAAATCTGTAACAAGCCTAATATCACATGTTTTATGTATAACAAGAAGGgccattattcttcagaatgcaCGAGTTCTTCAGACAAGAAAGGCGTGACATATTTTAAGTGTGGAAAGTTGGGACATATGGCTAGAGATTGCAAGGAACCTGTTCAACAAGAAAATGTTCTCAGGATAACTGAACCACCACCACCCGCACCTCAAGTGCAACCAAGGGCTCAAACTTTTAACATGATGATGAAAGATGATGTTCAGGACTCAGATGTGATCGCAGGTACGCTTATCGTGAACTCTTTAGATGCAAAAGTATTAATGGATTCAGGAGctaccaagtcttttatatccaAGAATTTTATTGATAAATTGAATTGTGCTACTCAACCTTTAGAGCCCAACTTGGTTATAGAAGTGGCTAATCAGGATAGAGTCTCTGTCGATAAAATTTGTCCTAGTTGCGACATAGAGATAGAAGGTCGTAATTTCTTCGCGAACTTGATACCTTTCaaattaggagaatttgacattttTCTGAGTATGGATTGGCTAGCAGACCATGATGCTCAGATTGAGTACAAAAGCAAGAAAGTGAGGATGAAGTCCAAGGATAATAATGAAGTCATCTTTCGAGGGCGGAAATAA